The Acanthochromis polyacanthus isolate Apoly-LR-REF ecotype Palm Island chromosome 5, KAUST_Apoly_ChrSc, whole genome shotgun sequence genome includes a window with the following:
- the LOC110972613 gene encoding P2Y purinoceptor 1-like produces the protein MSGNISHDACRSINQKFTHNFLPAVFISVFVVGTLSNMWGLRSVYSSWNKIGNINIFMLNLGVADLLYLSTLPFLVNYYARNSDWQFGQSFCKLTRFCFNLNLYGSIGFLTCISIYRYLGIVHPMRVMGKISSRQSLAISALVWTLVIIQIIPDMLFDKNDQKLPNACFDTTSNNLTRNYLPYSIGWTVTGFALPLVIILVCYGHIVVVLVKKANVNPLLKRRCLKLVVFLVILFSVCFNWLCFL, from the coding sequence ATGTCTGGGAATATTTCGCACGATGCCTGCCGGAGCATCAATCAGAAATTTACGCACAACTTCTTGCCGGCCGTTTTTATCAGCGTGTTCGTTGTCGGGACGCTGTCCAACATGTGGGGACTGAGGAGCGTGTACAGCAGCTGGAATAAGATCGGAAACATTAACATCTTCATGCTGAACCTGGGGGTAGCGGACCTGCTCTACCTGTCCACACTGCCGTTCCTCGTTAACTATTACGCACGCAACAGCGACTGGCAGTTCGGCCAGTCTTTCTGCAAGCTGACCCGCTTCTGCTTCAACCTCAATCTTTACGGCAGTATTGGCTTCCTCACCTGCATCAGCATTTACAGGTACCTGGGCATCGTGCACCCCATGAGAGTGATGGGGAAAATCAGCAGCCGTCAGTCACTAGCCATCAGCGCTCTGGTTTGGACTTTGGTCATTATTCAGATTATTCCTGATATGTTATTTGACAAGAATGATCAAAAATTACCAAACGCATGTTTCGACACCACTTCAAATAACCTGACCAGGAACTACCTTCCCTACAGCATTGGCTGGACCGTCACGGGATTCGCTTTGCCTTTGGTTATCATTTTGGTCTGTTATGGACATATTGTTGTGGTTCTAGTCAAGAAAGCCAACGTCAACCCTCTGCTGAAGCGGCGTTGCTTGAAActggttgtgtttcttgtgatattgttctctgtctgttttaactggttgtgtttcttgtga
- the LOC127533925 gene encoding uncharacterized protein LOC127533925 isoform X1: MVTRKPGQNAMHHYQHLDAPESLVTVHPLNYPMSSALAIEARAKAEAARIKAQYAKRQIEMEVEKARMDATLNALKEEGEAEAALAAAEVSEAAADLDEENEKELSCFSSARDKLQRTKEYVNAHFIDKQENITGQQDNTNEEKQTVQATQLSQPQSTEVLQPAHSQHVVLNTKQNYHQQDALPAVKAAFHREPQDIRPSHYDRKAYNTFLPQPTTRSSDASDLATYLARRDLILSGLKMFDNRPENYLSWRASFCDSIEGLNLKPSEQLDLLTKWLSGESLQHAKRIRAVYISNPATDLKMVWQRLDRSFGSPEAIEASLFKRLEDFQKIQNKDYKGLQELADLLLEIEAAKSGGYLPGLTFLDTARGVNPIVEKLPYSLQEQWMTQGSRYKREHLVPYPPFSFFAEFVQNHADMRTDPSFAFQASSITQRRAESLPAKPWKMKTPVSVNKLEVKHLPLDPDNKLKEDPNKLCPIHHKPHPLKKCRGFREKPLEERKRFLKEHFICFKCCASTAHQARDCKADICCSECKSSRHVTALHDGPPNLADKRSNSPTTEQGREQSDQADTYVATSSCTEICGENLKGKSCSKMILVNVYPQGHPDKKKKMYATVHTYKTNILENGRPSYFQPCESSMHVKEKFRDEVRRPLPDTLDACIFGLSGDDDKLAPSVEDETFLHIMNKEFFKDNSNSWVAPLPFRSHRQRLPNNREQALNRLMSLRRTLLRKPEMKDHFVEFMKKIFSNRHAEPAPPMKNDQECWYLTSFGIYHPQKPGEIRVVFDSSARFNNVSLNDVLLRGPDLNNSLVGVLMRYRCEPVAVMSDIQQMFHSFMVTEDHRNYLRFLWFHDHKLDGEVMEYCMKVHVFGNCPSPAVAMYGLKRTTLEGEKEFGAEARCFVVHHFYVDDGLKSFPSAKEATDVLKRAQDMLGQSNLRLHKIASNSPEIMRAFPEEDLAKGLRDLDIGQDSPPMQRSLGLGWDLSTDTLTFHVAASEKPFTLSTINSLFDPLGFAAPVSIQGRSILRELTTEACDWDAPLPKERQGEWLQWKNSLQDLQGLKIPRMYTSLPFSMAQKKEIYVFCDASIKAIAAVAYLKITTAEGQNEVGFVFGKAKLAPKPDLTVPRLELCAAVLAVKMAETILEELDAKVDDVQFFLDSKVVLGYISNESRRFYMYVHN, from the coding sequence ATGGTGACGAGGAAGCCAGGTCAGAATGCAATGCATCATTACCAGCATCTAGACGCTCCAGAAAGTCTAGTGACAGTACACCCTCTAAATTATCCAATGTCAAGTGCTCTTGCTATAGAGGCCCGTGCAAAGGCTGAAGCTGCACGAATAAAGGCTCAATACGCAAAACGTCAAATTGAGATGGAAGTGGAGAAAGCACGCATGGATGCCACATTGAATGCTTTGAAAGAAGAAGGTGAAGCTGAGGCTGCATTAGCGGCTGCAGAAGTGTCTGAGGCAGCAGCAGATCTCGATGAAGAGAACGAAAAGGAACTTAGTTGTTTTTCATCTGCACGAGATAAATTACAGCGTACCAAGGAATATGTGAATGCACATTTCATTGACAAACAAGAGAACATTACTGGtcaacaagacaacacaaatgaagaaaaacaaacagttcaAGCGACACAGCTGTCACAACCACAAAGTACCGAGGTTCTGCAGCCTGCACATTCTCAACATGTAGTACTCAACACTAAACAGAACTACCACCAGCAAGACGCTTTGCCTGCAGTTAAAGCTGCATTCCATAGAGAACCTCAAGATATACGTCCTTCTCATTATGACAGGAAGGCCTACAACACCTTTCTACCACAACCCACAACCAGATCTTCTGATGCGTCTGATCTCGCTACATACTTAGCTAGGCGAGACCTCATCCTGTCAGGGCTAAAAATGTTCGACAATCGACCAGAAAATTATTTATCATGGAGAGCCAGCTTTTGTGACTCCATAGAGGGGCTGAATCTCAAACCCAGCGAGCAGCTAGACCTACTCACCAAGTGGCTTAGTGGAGAGTCACTGCAACATGCAAAAAGAATTAGAGCAGTCTACATCAGCAACCCAGCTACCGACCTGAAGATGGTATGGCAGCGTCTGGATAGAAGTTTTGGATCTCCAGAGGCCATTGAAGCCTCTCTGTTCAAAAGACTAGAGGACTTCCAGAAAATTCAGAACAAAGACTATAAGGGACTGCAAGAACTGGCAGACTTACTTCTAGAAATTGAGGCGGCTAAGTCTGGGGGATATTTACCTGGGCTCACTTTCCTCGATACAGCTAGAGGAGTAAACCCCATAGTGGAGAAACTTCCATACAGTCTGCAAGAACAATGGATGACCCAGGGGTCAAGGTACAAAAGGGAACATCTGGTTCCATATccacctttttcattttttgctgaGTTCGTGCAAAATCATGCCGACATGAGAACAGACCCCAGCTTTGCGTTCCAGGCTTCTAGCATAACACAGCGAAGAGCAGAGAGTCTTCCAGCAAAACCATGGAAGATGAAAACTCCTGTTTCAGTCAACAAATTGGAAGTAAAGCACCTTCCTTTAGACCCTGACAACAAACTTAAAGAGGATCCAAACAAGCTGTGCCCTATTCACCATAAGCCACACCCCCTCAAGAAGTGTAGAGGTTTCAGAGAAAAGCCACTTGAGGAAAGGAAAAGGTTTCTGAAAGAACATTTCATATGTTTCAAATGTTGTGCCTCAACCGCTCATCAAGCCAGAGACTGTAAAGCTGACATCTGCTGTTCAGAATGCAAGAGTAGTCGTCATGTCACAGCTCTGCATGACGGTCCACCTAACCTGGCAGACAAGCGGTCCAATTCACCTACCACAGAGCAAGGCAGGGAGCAATCGGACCAGGCTGACACGTATGTAGCCACTTCAAGTTGCACAGAGATCTGTGGAGAGAACCTTAAAGGTAAATCCTGTTCCAAGATGATTCTGGTAAATGTCTACCCGCAGGGACACCctgacaagaagaagaaaatgtatgCAACTGTACACACTTACAAGACCAACATCTTGGAAAATGGAAGACCCAGCTACTTCCAACCATGTGAAAGCAGCATGCATGTGAAGGAGAAATTCAGAGATGAAGTACGTAGACCTCTTCCTGACACACTGGATGCATGCATCTTTGGTCTTTCAGGGGATGATGACAAACTCGCACCCTCAGTTGAAGATGAAACATTCCTCCACATAATGAACAAAGAGTTCTTCAAGGACAATTCCAATAGTTGGGTGGCTCCTTTGCCATTCCGTAGCCACAGACAACGTCTACCTAACAATCGGGAGCAAGCCCTCAACCGTCTTATGTCTCTTCGCCGAACACTACTGAGGAAACCGGAGATGAAAGACCACTTTGTGGAATTCATGAAGAAAATCTTCAGCAACAGACACGCCGAGCCTGCCCCTCCAATGAAGAATGACCAAGAGTGCTGGTATCTAACAAGTTTTGGAATCTATCATCCCCAAAAACCAGGGGAGATCAGAGTCGTGTTTGACTCGAGTGCACGGTTCAACAACGTGTCTCTCAATGATGTGCTGTTGCGGGGTCCTGATCTTAACAACAGTTTGGTTGGAGTACTTATGAGGTACAGGTGCGAACCAGTTGCAGTCATGTCGGACATTCAGCAAATGTTCCATAGTTTTATGGTCACAGAAGATCATCGCAACTATTTAAGATTCTTGTGGTTTCATGACCATAAGCTTGATGGGGAAGTGATGGAGTACTGCATGAAGGTCCACGTGTTTGGCAACTGTCCCTCACCGGCAGTAGCTATGTATGGGCTAAAAAGGACTACTTTGGAAGGAGAGAAGGAATTTGGTGCTGAAGCTAGATGTTTTGTGGTACATCACTTCTATGTGGATGATGGGTTGAAATCATTTCCCAGTGCAAAAGAGGCAACTGATGTACTGAAAAGAGCGCAAGACATGTTGGGCCAGTCCAACCTCAGACTCCATAAAATCGCATCCAACAGCCCTGAGATTATGAGAGCCTTTCCAGAAGAAGACCTTGCCAAAGGCCTGCGAGACCTAGACATTGGCCAAGATTCTCCCCCTATGCAACGCAGTCTTGGTCTTGGTTGGGATCTGTCCACAGACACTCTTACTTTCCATGTAGCAGCCAGTGAAAAGCCTTTCACACTGTCGACCATCAACAGCTTGTTCGACCCTCTTGGATTTGCTGCACCCGTTAGCATCCAAGGCCGTTCTATCCTGAGAGAACTTACAACCGAAGCCTGTGACTGGGATGCTCCACTTCCAAAGGAAAGACAAGGAGAATGGCTACAGTGGAAGAACTCGCTACAAGACCTTCAAGGACTGAAGATTCCTAGGATGTATACATCACTGCCATTCTCGATGGCTCAGAAAAAAGAGATTTATGTGTTCTGTGACGCATCTATCAAGGCTATCGCAGCTGTTGCATATCTTAAAATCACAACTGCAGAGGGACAGAATGAAGTGGGGTTTGTTTTTGGCAAAGCAAAACTGGCTCCAAAGCCTGACCTCACAGTTCCCAGACTTGAGCTTTGTGCGGCCGTACTCGCGGTCAAGATGGCAGAGACCATTCTAGAAGAGCTGGACGCAAAAGTGGATGATGTACAATTCTTCTTGGATAGCAAGGTAGTGCTTGGCTACATATCCAATGAGTCAAGACGATTCTATATGTATGTACACAATTGA
- the LOC127533925 gene encoding uncharacterized protein LOC127533925 isoform X2, whose protein sequence is MDSHGLLRVGGRLSKSGLPSDEIHPILVPGKQHIATLVIRHFHEKVHHQGWHFAEGAIRAAGFWLVGGKRSISSRIFTCVTCRKLRGKQEEQKMADLPADRLSMDPSFTYVGLDVFGPWLVTSRRTRGGHANSKQWAVIFTCMSFRAIHIEVVEAMDTSCFINALRRFFAIRGPVKQLRSDCGTNFVGACKELQIGSQGHNKQIETFLQERECTWQFNPPHASHMGGSWERMIGITRCILDAMLLRHGTVKLTHEVLTTFLAEVTAIVNTRPVTAVSTDADHPLSLTPATLLTQKIGVPPLPPGQFDDKDLFRRQWRQVQSLANTFWERWKREYISNQQGRRIWKNEKPNIQAGDVVLLREKQTKRSYWPIGLVTDTFPSDDGKVRKIEVRVIRDGTERLFLRPVSEAVFLTSKDSHK, encoded by the coding sequence ATGGATTCACATGGCCTCCTCAGAGTTGGAGGACGTCTCTCAAAATCAGGACTGCCATCTGATGAAATCCATCCAATTCTTGTTCCTGGCAAACAACATATTGCTACATTGGTGATCAGGCACTTTCATGAGAAAGTTCACCATCAAGGTTGGCATTTCGCAGAAGGCGCCATAAGAGCGGCCGGATTTTGGTTAGTTGGAGGAAAGCGATCTATCAGCAGTAGAATCTTCACTTGTGTGACTTGTCGCAAGCTACGTGGCAAGCAAGAAGAGCAGAAGATGGCAGACTTGCCTGCTGATCGTCTGAGTATGGATCCCTCGTTTACTTATGTAGGGCTAGATGTGTTTGGTCCTTGGCTCGTAACGTCACGAAGGACGAGAGGAGGCCATGCGAACAGCAAACAGTGGGCCGTCATCTTCACATGTATGAGCTTTCGGGCAATACACATTGAAGTGGTGGAAGCAATGGACACGTCTTGCTTCATTAATGCTCTGAGGCGTTTTTTTGCAATCCGAGGTCCGGTGAAACAATTGAGGTCAGACTGTGGAACTAATTTCGTAGGAGCCTGCAAAGAACTTCAAATCGGCTCTCAAGGACACAACAAGCAAATTGAGACCTTCCTGCAAGAAAGGGAGTGCACATGGCAGTTTAACCCGCCACACGCCTCACACATGGGTGGGAGTTGGGAGCGCATGATCGGGATCACGCGGTGCATCCTGGATGCTATGCTCCTCAGACATGGAACTGTGAAACTGACCCATGAAGTTCTCACAACATTCCTTGCAGAGGTCACTGCAATAGTGAATACGAGACCTGTAACTGCAGTCTCAACAGATGCAGATCACCCACTCAGTCTCACTCCAGCTACTCTTTTAACCCAGAAGATTGGAGTGCCTCCTTTACCCCCAGGCCAGTTTGATGACAAAGACCTCTTTAGACGTCAGTGGCGGCAGGTCCAGAGTCTGGCCAACACCTTCTGGGAACGTTGGAAAAGGGAATATATCAGCAATCAACAAGGACGGCGCATATGGAAAAATGAAAAGCCAAACATTCAGGCAGGAGATGTTGTCCTGCTGCGAGAAAAGCAGACTAAAAGGAGCTATTGGCCTATTGGACTAGTTACGGACACTTTTCCTAGTGATGATGGAAAAGTAAGGAAGA